AGGATCATCGTCGGCTTCAATGTCAGAAACCGCGATATTCAGTCCACCGTCGAGGATTTACAAAAAGTGGTCGAAAAAGATTTCAAACTTCCACCAGGATATTCAATTTCGTACGGTGGAACTTTTGAGAACCTTCAACATGCGAAATCCCGTTTAATGATAGCAGTTCCCATCAGTTTATTGCTGATTTTACTGATGCTTTATTTCGCCTTTAATTCCGTAAAATACGGCTTGCTCATTTTCTCCGCAATTCCACTTTCTATGATTGGCGGAATTATGTCGCTCTGGATTCGAGGAATGAATTTTAGTATTTCCGCCGGCGTCGGTTTCATCGCACTTTTCGGAGTTGCCGTCTTAAATGGAATCGTTTTAATCGCAGAATTTAACCGCCAGAAATTGCATCATTCAGATTTAAAAGACGTCGTAAAAATCGGTGGAAGAACCAGATTACGTCCGGTTTTAATGACTGCCTTAGTAGCCTCACTCGGCTTTTTACCAATGGCACTAAGTCAAGGCGAAGGCGCAGAAGTGCAAAGACCGTTAGCAACAGTCGTCATCGGCGGATTGCTCTTGGCCACGTTCCTCACGCTCTATTTGTTGCCCCTAATTTACATTTGGTTTGAAGAACATTTCCCAGACCGACGTAAAAAAATTGTAGAAATAAGTGCAGAAGAAGATGGTTATGATGAATAGTTTTTTTTGGGCAGACATTTCCGCCTTCCGTTCCCGCTTTTTTTATTGCTGGCTTTGACAAGCTCAGCCACCAATAAAAAAGGGCTTCGCTCACAACGAGGAACGAGTTTCGACGATTCAAATAAAAATATAAAAACTAGAGTCAAGTCGGGCTGCAGATTTTAGATAAAATAAAAAGTCAGATAAAGATAAAGTTTCATACAACTTTTGCAAACTTTTAACTGACTTAAAGAAATAAAACTTTTGCCTCTTTTGCGGTAAAAAAAAAATTTATAAAAATGAAACAACTTATAAAAATAATAACAGCATTTTCAGTTTTGATCGCCATTCAACTGAAAGCACAAACGCCTATTTCCCTGGAATCCGCCTACGAAAAAGCCTTTAAAAACAATCTGAATTTAAAGAATGGACAACTTCGGATTGATTATCAGGATAAGATCAAAAAATCTTACGCCGTTGTTGATCCCTTAAATATCTCCGGGGAAATTGGGCAGTTTGTGTCTGCTTATACCGACAACAAATTTTCGGTCAATCAAACCTTAAGGTTGCCCGGATTCTACAATTCCCAAAAACAGGTTTTGATGGAGGAATGGAAAAATTCAATGTTAAATTTAGACGTTCAGAAATGGCAACTTAAACGTGAGATCGCTTTAATTTATAATGAACTCAATTATCAGAACGAAAAAGAAAAATTGCTTTTGAGAGCCGATTCTATTTATACCAATTATTACAGAAGAGCAGAATTTCGACTCAAAAAAGGAGAAAGTAATATTCTGGAAAAAACCACTGCTGAAAATTACAGAAGTCAGGCAGAAATTCAATTGACAAATCTGAAGAAAGACCGGGAAGTTTCCCTTTATCAGTTTAATTATCTGATCAATGATGAAACAATGTATTCAAACGAAAATTCGAATTTCTATGAAATGAATGGTCTGACTCAAGATCTAAATTATGTTGGAAATCCCATCGTGTTAAAACAATTGGAACAGCAGAAAGCGATAGAACTGGCTAAACTAAATGCAGAGAAATCGAAACTTTTGCCGACGTTCAATATTGGGTATAATAATTCCAGCATGTACGGAACCGGCGCCGATGACAAGTTTTATGAAAGATCAGCACGTTTTCATTCCGGCATGATTGGCGTTGGAATTCCACTTTTTAATGGAGCGCAGAAATCATTAATTGAAGGTCAGAAAATCAATCAACTCATCGCTGAAAACAATTATGAATTTGGTTCCAAAAATTTAAAAAACCAATACGCAACCCTTTTCGGTGAATATGAAAAACTAAAAAGTGAATCCGATTATTACAAATCCAAAGGTTTAAAAAATGCAGAAACCATTATGAAAACTGCAAACCGATTGTATTATGAAGGTGAAATCAACTATCTGGAATGGTCGATTTTAATCAACCAAAGTTTAGACATTCAAAACAAATTCATCGACACGCAAAAATTGCTGAATGAAAAAATAATTCAGTTAAATAATCTAACGCAACAATAATTTAAAATAAACAAAATGAAAACATATACCGTCCTTCACCGCGTCCTTCACTGGATTTTTGCAATAGGAATCCTGGTTTTATTTACCACAGGATTTCTCAGAATGTACTGGATGAGCAAAACAGTCATTTCAGATGCTGTTAATAAAAACGCGTCAATTCAAGCTCTTAATTTAAATAAACAAAGTCTTCGAACCATCGTTCATTCCGTTCAGGGTCCGATGTTTGAGTGGCATGTTTATGCGGCTTATATTATTACTTTGGCCTTTGTGATCAGAATCATTTACATGCTCATAAAAGGAATTAAATTTCCGAATCCTTTTTTAAAAACGACGACTGCTAAGGAGAAATTTCAAGGTTTTATCTACGTCGCATTTTACGTGTTAATAGCCATGCAAATAATTACAGGAAGTGTTTTAAAATTTGAGATTGGCTCAGAATCTTTCGCTGATTTAGCGGAAACTACGCACAAACTCG
This DNA window, taken from Kaistella carnis, encodes the following:
- a CDS encoding TolC family protein, translated to MKQLIKIITAFSVLIAIQLKAQTPISLESAYEKAFKNNLNLKNGQLRIDYQDKIKKSYAVVDPLNISGEIGQFVSAYTDNKFSVNQTLRLPGFYNSQKQVLMEEWKNSMLNLDVQKWQLKREIALIYNELNYQNEKEKLLLRADSIYTNYYRRAEFRLKKGESNILEKTTAENYRSQAEIQLTNLKKDREVSLYQFNYLINDETMYSNENSNFYEMNGLTQDLNYVGNPIVLKQLEQQKAIELAKLNAEKSKLLPTFNIGYNNSSMYGTGADDKFYERSARFHSGMIGVGIPLFNGAQKSLIEGQKINQLIAENNYEFGSKNLKNQYATLFGEYEKLKSESDYYKSKGLKNAETIMKTANRLYYEGEINYLEWSILINQSLDIQNKFIDTQKLLNEKIIQLNNLTQQ
- a CDS encoding cytochrome b/b6 domain-containing protein, coding for MKTYTVLHRVLHWIFAIGILVLFTTGFLRMYWMSKTVISDAVNKNASIQALNLNKQSLRTIVHSVQGPMFEWHVYAAYIITLAFVIRIIYMLIKGIKFPNPFLKTTTAKEKFQGFIYVAFYVLIAMQIITGSVLKFEIGSESFADLAETTHKLAVYWMPIFVLLHFGGIAISENTNRKGITSKMIGGES